The proteins below are encoded in one region of Mya arenaria isolate MELC-2E11 chromosome 15, ASM2691426v1:
- the LOC128218842 gene encoding lysocardiolipin acyltransferase 1-like, which translates to MADIIGNSRGYKQSVKKWLGGIIFTSSLFLSSTVGFIVLSPIHMTAFMLKLHCAQWIFDTIVSTWFAFLVAAYELLYGVRIVIQGDVTAMNKNRCSLIVMNHPTRLDWLFYFAVQARYASLRRLKICLKNELRHIPGVGWAMQAAKFLFLHRKWSSDRERIVEYLSHFNSLTYAPQLLFFPEGTDFRSLSRQRSKEYAEKNSLNDYDHVLHPRTLGFTALVGHMKQYNKLDQIVDVTVAYPENVMQRETDLITGNIPRVIVFKIDCFDIDTVPTDNDGLLSRWIEDRWRIKEDFLKEFYCYRDYNAQNGYSDEQNLEIEMDLKVYLIGALVFWSMLSMCTLYWLVFFPWFRLCFLWSVPVCIIVSTVIGFDNLFTILTPLPDTK; encoded by the coding sequence ATGGCAGATATAATTGGAAACAGCCGAGGATATAAACAATCGGTTAAGAAATGGTTAGGTGGAATTATTTTCACGTCTTCACTATTCTTGTCCAGCACTGTGGGATTTATTGTGTTGTCACCTATACACATGACCGCGTTTATGTTAAAGCTTCACTGTGCACAATGGATATTTGATACTATAGTATCAACATGGTTTGCGTTTCTCGTTGCGGCGTACGAGCTGTTATATGGAGTACGAATTGTGATTCAGGGGGACGTAACTGCCATGAACAAAAACAGATGCTCCCTCATTGTGATGAACCATCCAACACGACTGGATTGGCTGTTTTATTTCGCAGTTCAGGCGCGATACGCATCATTACGGAGATTAAAAATTTGCTTGAAAAATGAATTACGGCACATTCCAGGAGTAGGGTGGGCAATGCAAGCCGCCAAATTTCTCTTCCTGCACCGCAAATGGAGCAGCGACCGAGAGCGAATAGTTGAATACCTGTCACACTTCAACAGCCTAACTTACGCTCCACAGCTGTTGTTCTTTCCTGAAGGGACAGATTTTCGATCTTTAAGTCGGCAGAGAAGCAAGGAATACGCGGAGAAAAACAGTCTGAATGATTATGACCATGTCCTTCACCCAAGGACCCTGGGATTTACAGCTCTCGTTGGGCATATGAAGCAATATAATAAACTTGACCAGATCGTAGATGTAACCGTGGCATATCCGGAAAACGTTATGCAGCGTGAAACCGACCTTATTACTGGCAATATTCCCAGAGTAATCGTTTTTAAAATAGATTGTTTTGACATTGACACGGTGCCAACAGACAATGACGGGCTTCTCTCAAGATGGATTGAAGACCGCTGGAGGATAAAGGAAGACTTTCTAAAAGAATTTTATTGCTACCGGGACTACAACGCCCAGAATGGTTACAGTGATGAGCAAAACTTGGAAATCGAAATGGATCTGAAGGTTTATCTAATCGGAGCATTAGTGTTTTGGTCAATGCTGTCAATGTGCACGCTTTACTGGTTGGTGTTCTTTCCCTGGTTTAGACTGTGCTTCCTCTGGTCTGTTCCGGTGTGTATAATAGTGAGTACTGTGATCGGATTTGATAacttgtttacaattttgacaCCTCTACCCGACacaaaatga